One Centroberyx gerrardi isolate f3 chromosome 6, fCenGer3.hap1.cur.20231027, whole genome shotgun sequence genomic region harbors:
- the c5ar1 gene encoding C5a anaphylatoxin chemotactic receptor 1, whose product MADYGDYASYSFDDNYTLPTFVPDTLTPVIQPIQIVALVCYGLVFLLGVPGNGLVVWVTGFRMPRSVTSLWFLNLSLVDLLCCLSLPLLMVPLAHDDHWHFGPLACTLIKGLFHLVMYCSVLLLVVISLDRWMLVSRPVWCQNHRRPRQAAWVCVGVWCLALLGSIPQFVYTKQIDAGEEKRECVGQYTLLSAWLVTSFRFLVGFLLPFLVIVVCHWVVYRRAGSGMSRGGRNKRTLRVIVAVVLSFFLCWLPLNILDFLILLTPRNSPHRPPMYLAHVLALCLAYFNSCLNPLLYVCLGRGFKDSMHRSLRSLFHFINEEPAVRPTIATDTKSTSGKEMTGI is encoded by the coding sequence ATGGCTGACTATGGGGACTATGCTTCCTACAGCTTCGACGATAATTACACCCTGCCTACGTTTGTGCCTGATACTTTGACACCCGTGATTCAACCCATCCAAATAGTGGCCCTGGTCTGCTACGGCCTCGTGTTCCTGCTGGGTGTCCCTGGGAACGGCCTGGTGGTGTGGGTGACGGGGTTCCGCATGCCCCGCTCCGTCACCTCCCTGTGGTTCCTCAACCTCTCCCTGGTTGATCTGCTgtgctgcctctccctcccgctGCTCATGGTCCCTCTGGCCCACGACGACCACTGGCACTTCGGCCCGCTGGCCTGCACGCTGATCAAGGGCCTGTTCCACCTGGTGATGTACTGCAGCGTCCTGCTGCTGGTTGTGATCAGCCTGGACCGCTGGATGCTGGTCAGCAGACCCGTCTGGTGCCAGAACCACAGGCGGCCTCGGCAGGctgcctgggtgtgtgtgggcgtcTGGTGCCTGGCTCTGCTCGGCAGCATCCCCCAGTTCGTCTACACCAAGCAGATCGACGCaggtgaggagaagagggagtgcGTGGGTCAGTACACTCTGCTCAGCGCCTGGCTCGTCACCTCGTTCCGCTTCTTGGTTGGATTCCTGCTCCCTTTCCTGGTCATCGTGGTGTGCCATTGGGTGGTGTACAGGCGAGCGGGCAGCGGGATGTCCCGTGGGGGCCGCAACAAACGCACACTGAGGGTGATCGTCGCCGTGGTGCTGAGCTTCTTCCTGTGCTGGCTCCCGCTGAACATTTTGGACTTCCTCATCTTGCTCACCCCTCGCAATTCCCCTCACAGGCCGCCGATGTACCTGGCGCACGTCCTCGCGCTGTGCCTGGCCTATTTCAACAGCTGCCTCAACCCGCTGCTCTACGTGTGTCTGGGCCGGGGCTTCAAGGACAGCATGCACCGCTCCCTGCGCAGCCTCTTCCACTTCATCAACGAGGAGCCCGCGGTCCGGCCGACCATCGCCACCGACACCAAGAGCACTAGTGGAAAGGAGATGACTGGCATCTGA